DNA sequence from the Vicia villosa cultivar HV-30 ecotype Madison, WI linkage group LG3, Vvil1.0, whole genome shotgun sequence genome:
TGCCCGCAACTACCGGCAACCAAATCTGTTCCAATCACAGTCTCAACCTTTTCAAGAAGCTGAAGACCAACACCATTCCGCTAGCCAATATCGGACCCAATCACAACCATTTGGGATTTCATCGTTTGCAGGGTCCGCAAGGTTGTTCGGCCAAAACCTTACGCCCGGTTCGTCAAGCCTACAtctaagtcccgacgatggtcctcaaGATGAATCCTCTCACCGTGGCACCCCTCCTGGCTATGCAACACGGTCGAACCAATTTGGCTTTaatcaaggtagttctagtgctgctggGTGCTACCAACCTGAAGTCGGTTTCCGGAAAATTATGGTGGTgtggacgaattcatagacagcgaccaACAGAACAACCCGCTTCCAGGCCCAGTGACACAGACCCAGCAAGAAGCACGAAGGGGTAGGGGTGGTGCTAGGCTTCGCGGCGGCatcaacgatcgcggtaaacgtGTGATAACAAGACCGTCGTGCGGAACagatggctatcttggtgatggacgccATTAAGCATGTTGTTGTGTTTTCTTTAGTCAATTGTTGTCGATGTATaatttctttaatcaattgtaaCCGATGTTTCGTTTTCGATTACCAAATGCCAAATTACGTTTtctacattaaattataaaaactaaaaaaaaaattgaaaaaaaaagtatatataagCACTtacctaataaaaaaaattgaaaaaaaaaaataaaaaccctaAGCCTAATGCGTCAAATGGTTTGGCAATTAGGGAAAAATCCTAAGCCTAATGCGCCATTCTATTTGGCGCCAACTCTTTGAAAATTAGGgttagccaaatggtttggcgcatgcaCCCTATTTTAATAcctatgcgccatttcatttggcgcatccaCTTATCTGGGGTCCCAAACCTAAACATTTtagtaaataccccgaaaacatgttttttttataatttttttattaaacctgattatttaaaaaaattttccTCGAAACGTGGgactaaaactaaaataaaatgacAGAAAAAATGACgtagaaataaaattaatcaatttaatttggTTTTTAAATCGTggactaaaactaaaaaaaaaacaacgtAAATAAAATTCACCAACTTAAACATACAAGTCTGGGGAATAAAActcaaaaaactcaaaaataaaaaaggaaatatggcgaccattgcaaaaaaaaaaaaaaaactataaaagagGATAACTGATGCCTTGGTGATTATATCTCCCTATTTTAAAGTTCATCAactttcaatttttattattgatttagcATAAAGATATATATAGTTGAAATAATAGGTTTGAGAGTTCACCAAATTTCCACACGCCTATTTCGAtgacataaattaaaaataaaaaaataaaaaacacattttctttAACCTCCACCACAAAGTTTATCTTTATCTAAGTTTATAATTTCTTTTCAAAAGTTAGTGTTGTTTGAAGGTTAAGTCTTCCAAAATGGTTAAGCATAAAaccttaaatatatttaaatatattagtgATTAAACAAACTAGTATACTTTAGATAAACAATGTTAAAACAATAATAAGTAAATAATATAActttagttatattttattttatcttactttagTTATATATCTTAGAGGCCTTTGTATCTATATTACGATATATGGTAATTAGACTTTGTCCATAGTGTCACGACCGGCAAAATTAATGAAGTCGTCACCATCGTTTATTCATCATAAAGACAGGAAAAATAATAGGAAAAACCTAAAAGAGAAGAATTTTGTAATCGAGAGTCGAGATTAAgaaaggggaaggtgttaggcacccctcTCCTCCCTTGTACTTAAGGGGAACCTCCTATAGATCTAGGTTAAGTGTGCTGGCTAAGGGATGCTTGCTTGATTAGGTTTTtacttctatttatttatttacaaggaATGGGAACTATACAAGGATAGAATTTGGATGAGAGGTTAGTTAATTAATTGACTCGCTAAAGCATCATGCCTTATCCCAACGTATCTTCATCAAGGGATAGAATCATACGTAGTTTGTAGGTGTTATGTTAGTAGTTTTTATGGAACAACATGAAAACGCCTTCGAGCAATAAGCTTATGCTACTCATACAACAGAGACTTATGTTAGCTTCTAGTTCGTGTTTAAGGGTCTTTAGTCAGTTCCTTTTTGAAAAGGATCTTGAGTTTTTAAAAAAGTAGAAAAATGTTTAGATTGGCTAGATGTTTTAAGTGTTAAAGGAGAGTAAATCTAAATAAAAaggaaatgttttttttatttatttgattattggAACTAAGTATGAAGCGAGgtacttttttaatagaaataaagataaattaacttaatttaacttaattaaaatctaaatgaATTAATTAACCCCTAAGCTAAAAACATAAAAGTATTCAAAGAGTTGACTAAAAAACCAAACCagcttataaaataaaacaaacaaggttgttaaataaactaaacaaaaaaaaaacaagataaaAGAGCTAAGGGTGTAAATTAGGCTCGAGAAGTAAAATAGAGGGTGTGAAAATCATATCCAACCCAttcagagatatgagtttggtgtgtgaagaaACTGCTAACATTGTTAAGTTGGGTATATATGTTGAAATTaactagtggtattctggaagagatCAGAGaaggccagagaattgacttggAACTGATGACCGGTTAGCGTCGATCAATTAGTGTAAcagtggtgaattcagaatcgatgaGAACGGTGTGATCAGATTCGGAGACAAAGTTTGCATTCCAGATGTTCCAGAACTTAAGAAGAGTATTCTTAAAAAATTCATAGAATTGGTTTGAGTGTTCATCTCGGTGCTACTAAGaggtatcaagatttgaagaaatgTTTTTGGTGGTCTGGTATGAAGAAGAAGGtggctgagtttgtttatgcttgtttaaTTTTCCAGAAGTCAACGATTGAGCATCAGAAGGTGTTGAGTATGATACAACCGTTGAGCATTTCAGAGTGGAAATGAAATATCATTGTTATGGATTTTGTGAGGAGTCTGCCTAAGACGACAATGGGATGTGACTCCATTTGGATGAGCGTGGATAGGTTATCGAcccattttatttcaattagttaTCCTTTGCCGAAGTTGGATGAGttgtatattaaaaaatttattagtttgcatggtgttcctttgagTATTGTGTTGGATAGAGATCTGAGACTCGCTTCGAGATTTTGGGAGAGTTtgccaaaaacttatttaatgcTATATTATAACTAAGGGGAATATATATTCAAactattcaattaaatcattcattaataaagaAAGTTCTCATTTTTGTTTACTAAAAGATGGAACCAATCATGACATACACATTTTTTCAATTGTTTAATACTATAATACGGTACTATATGTCTAAGATTTTAGTCTAAATTTaaaatttccttcattttagtCTAATTGTAAAATTTCCTTCATCCTTTgagttttgtttttgagtttaagAATATCATTTACTTTCACAATTTTAAAATCTCAAACAATAAAATggatcatataatttttttctcttgaAAGCCCTCTAATACTCCCAACAAATGACCACCAATTAAATGACAAATTCACGAGTCCTTTCAAATTGCCAATTCCATGTTGTGAGTAGCATAGGCATGACATTGGGCTTATATCAGTAAAGAAGAGGTAACACCAAAGCCCAGtccattcaaattcaatttcGTCCACAATTGTAACATGTTTCTTCATCATGCATGACCAATTGAGCCTTATTACTATCATTTTTAGGAGCTGTGACAGGTAACTGATGTAGGTCTTGTAATTGGTTCTCCTTAGTAGGTGACTCTGCCATATGAATATCATTATTCCGGGCTTTCTGTTCTTTCGATTTTCCCCACACAACTAAATAAAGCCCAAGAACCACCACTATTGCTCCAATAATACTCCCAAGAAAGAGCTGCTCGGAAAGAATGATGCATGCTAAGGCCGTTACAATGATCATTCGCAGCGGATTGAATGCAGTTACAATAACTGGACCCATAGCTTTCATAACCACTCCTTGTATGTAGTACTGCACTCCTGATGTTACTATCCCCTGTAAATTGTAATCACAAATCACAAAAAGCACATTTACATATACAtttataaacaaacaaataaatttaaGTGTGTGAAGTTTGACGCCTAATATCAACTGAGTTTTACTAACCGCATAAGCTGGGGCAAAGAGTCGTGAATCCCAACCAAGAGCCCAAGCATGAGAGTTGTGACGCTCGGCAATAATAGTCACCACAAAGCTTTGAAGCGCGCCAACGAAACAAACCCATGTTGCCAGAGACATCGGTGCAGGGTACTTTCTCAATGTTATGGCCTGCAATATGTAAAAGGCGGAAAAACCAGCGCAGCCAATAAGGAGGAAACATGTTCCTACGATCCACCGGTTGTTACTGGAATCTTTCACAATCTCAGACTGGTTGGTAGCATGACTAATAGTTGACTTCACAACGCTAACTACAGGGCCTTTGTATAGAGCCATTAACAATGTTCCGGCAAATGTTATTGCAGTACCAATCATTTTTGCTTGACATGCTATTTCCTTTATCTTCATGTGCTCCAATCTGCACAATATAATCATTTAGTTAGTTTACTaaaaattattattcaaaaataatttcaaaCTATGATGATATATTTATGTAATTGTTTACTTTAAAATGACTGCAAACAGAAAAGTAATGGAGGGCGCAGAGTTCATCACAGCGGAAAGGAACGAAGCGGACGTTAATTTCATTCCCAACAAGGCAAAACATTGATCCAGTATTATTCTGTAAATGTAATACAATATAGTATAGTTAATTAAGTTACTAATGAAAAATCGAGAttgaaatttatatataataaactaTAAAGAGTAAGAATATATAAGTAAGATTACTCGAAGAAAGCCAGTAACATAATCTCTGAAAATACACGGAGACTCATCTTCGGTCTAATTTTCctgagaaaaaaaaaacacattttttagtaTACTTGTAATTAGTattaataatgaatgaatgaagGAGGTTGTTGAAGAGACCTTTCAAGATAAAATGCGAATGGAGCTAATGTTACAGTGGCGAGAGCATTACGGTAGACGATGAAAACGTAATGGCTCATTCCTTTTTTGATAGCATCCATGGCAAAAATAAACATTCCTGCAGAACCAAATTGAACTGCCAAGAGTAGTAAATATGGCTTTGCAGTTCTTAACCATGCACCCATTTTTGAGAATCTATCGCTTCTTGGGTGCGTAGCAAGTGATGTTGCTTATGTTATGGAAGGGATTTTGTACATTGATGATGAAGGCATTCTGAATATTTATAGCCAAGTAATAGATTTAATATATTAATGAAGTTGAAATAAATTGGAAATTTTGCTCTTAATTTCTTCAAATAACAATTTCCAATTTGCATGCTGACTCATAATCCAATCGAGAGAGGTAAACTATTTATAGTTTGTATGTGATTTGAATTTGGTATCTATGAATTTTTTTACCATTAatgattattttagtttttagtgGCTGTGGCGAGTCGTGTTGTTTTCAACTACAGTTTTACTTATCTATTTTttggataaaaataaaatacaatcttCCACTTTTATATCATCTATAGGATGGTTTTGTTGTTTTACCTTATTTAATTGTGTCGgtggaaaaattaaaattattttttggacaatattaattaaaaaataatcatttaaGCAATTATTATGTTTTACATTATATACATATAGTCATTATGTTTTACATTAAATATATACGAATTACatttttagtttgttaatttaaacaattgttttttaataaagatactttaatatgtaataataaaaaatatttaaacatttttttgaaTGTGAGAGTTTAAATTTAAAtggaaaaaatgaattaaaaaaattgacaAGTGTCTATGTGAGTTATATTGatgataaaatattattttttaatttttatattgaacttattgaaaaaattaagaaaacaacaAAATGTAATATAAAAAAAGGAAATCCATTTCAAATTAAGTAAAATTAAAGTAATCCAAAAAATATCAAACTTAAAAACTGAAAACATActtttacttatttttattttttttagagttttctataattttttaatgaaGAACTTTGACAAAATTaggtaaaaagaaaaaaatccatCATTTTTAAGTTTTGCAAAGAGGTTTGGAAGCTAAAAATTATCCGAATCACAAAAGACAGAAAAAAGTGTTTATGTTTGAttcaattgatttttaaaaataaaattgaaccaaatcaatgtgatttaaattgatttgattttttataagataaattaaagagaatgatcaaaataaacgattttattttaagttttataacacattagtttttatatatctcgttgacatatcaaataattttaaattgatattaaatttaatatatatatatatatatatatatatatatatatatatatatatatatatatatatatatatatatatatatatatatatatatattgatttttaaaaataaaattgaaccaaatcaatgtgatttaaattgatttgattttttataagataagttaaagagaatgatcaaaataaacgattttattttaagttttataacacattagttttaatatatctcgttgacatatcaaataattttaaattgatattaaatttaatatatatatatatatatatatatatatatatatatatatatatatatatatatatatatatatatatatatatatatatatatgtatatataatgtTAGTTTTCAATCTAACAATATATTTTGTTATAAGAATATAGAGTAAAGAGTTATCGGAGTGTTATATaactaaattttattataaaaatattttagtataaaattttaaataatttacctATAAAATATAAACAGTCAATTTGTAAAGTACCAAAAAATTTCCTTACGTATTTGTCACATTAGTCTAGATTCCTTGTATTTTTTCTATCACCGAATTCCTTTTTTACTAACCAAAAAAACAGAAAGTACTTTAATTTACTTGTTGCAAAAAGTGCATTCTATATTCTTGGCTAAAGATAAAAAGTCACATTCATTATCTTTGTTATTTTGTGATATAACATAAGGGTGTTTTTTTCCTCTATTAATAAGAATAATTTAAGTGGTATTTTCTAGTGATTTAAcaatattttaacttttttatgtTAAACTTAAAAgtcatttaataattatttttaatctatTGAAGATTGAATTAATTTAAggtaatttctttacccacctccctacatggtcacctctggtgaaaaaccaaaTATACctcttacttcggaaatgcattttcgaaatgcaagaaaatgttgttttcggagatgcatctccgaaagcgttttttatttttttcaaaatttgtctttatttcggaaatgcatttccgaaatactgcgcgttttgcagattaagcaaaacagccccctcccccatttattttaccctaaatcttcttccaaacttcctctcttcaaaatttctgcaaaagcaagtgtgtgAACTAGTCATAGATTGCCAAAGGCGACCCAATCTCAACCTAAATCATCTCAATCTCTATTAGTGGTAAGTTTATCAATTTTTTCAATTCTTAGATCCATGATTGatatctctattagggtgtttagaacttGCGAAAATTATATTGGGGTAGGTTGAtactgctatttaggttgtttagatagattaaaattagttttgaagttggattttggggtctgccatggaagttgcagaaaactgctTCGcaagggtgtttcggaagttcatttccgaaaacacctccattcccagtttcgaaaatgaacttccgaagtggtccagaattgttttttttttgttttttcaattgtttcgcattcttattgatttcaattgttttcaggaacatggcaggcaacccaacacgcatcagacagggtagagagacccagactgcgtcggctagacgcgagcgggcggcgcagctggcgtcgacgcagggacggggacgtgtgcgagttcccgtacagatggacgagggtacttctgcatctggatcgaggagtcgcttgactcgggtatcttcttcccgccagcgataggaggaggaggcagttatATACCATGAGGcagaggaggtaccggatgttgaccctccacacggggaggaggaggagcaggaggagggctacccgggagggcccagtgacacgaccttgctgattacctaccacgagcacgtcgctcggcgtatctgggggggagaggtattttttataatttgcccgcctttattatttaaccgtttttaaTTTAGCTGGTTATTgaacattttcttaacggtctaattaacagtgttttttatttgtttttgttgtaacaggagaggCAGACTTTGAAacaggtgaaccacgcccggaaggttTTCGGTCTCTTTAAACTAGAGGCGCAGTGGTTTAACGAtgcggtgagagcttcagggcttagtgggctgtgcatgacggggtataccaccatcagccacggcatgcagggggcttttgtggagaggtggcacagggagacatcttctttccacttaccggttggggagatgacgattaCCTTGCACGTTGTGCAGTgccttctccacttgccgattagggggatgctgctggaccattcccggatccagaggatcgaagccagtgagtggatggcgctctatctGGGTATGGAGCCAGATATGGCTGACTATGAGTGCgagacgacaaatgggcctcatatccggttcaccacactgagcgcttatttcgagcaccacctggtggcggcggccgaatccgaggaggCGGATGACGGCCTATTTATGCaatatcaccgtggctgcgctctccggtgctggttcatgtttgtggtaggcgatgcactctttgtggacaagagtgcaagatatgtcgacgtgacctacctccgctacttcatggacgtgactaccgttcaccagtggaactggggttagctactctggcatacctataccagaagctgaatgaggcctccaactagaggaccaggcagttgaccggatcctgcacactactgacggtacgtttcattttaattgtttcacatttatttatgtttcgtacttaattttaatacattatcttgtttgtgtttcagagctggatcatctcctacttcccccgcatccacggcttctgCGTTGATCCTGAGTACGAGGACGAGATGCCCAGGGCTgcccgatacgttctccagagggggaacaatgcagtgggaccataccgtgggtacctcgaccgcacgatgcacgatgacgtcagttggaggccattcagtgactacactgatgttgtcccctttgacagcATATCGTTATaatctggctggttggcatgcggggccaacaccatggtgcagtatctccctgagcggtgcatgcgacagTTTCGATTTGTGCAGCTGATACCCAgatcaccttttgaggctgctcctgacacagtgacccgagtgcagctcactgacaTATATGCAGATTGGGAGCGGCATGTGGTCCCAGAAGAGTATGGTCGCATTCAGGTCATCCAGGACtgacacagtgtggaggggtatgtcacatggttctattgggtgtcacatcctctgatgagatccgacgctcccggcgctcctaggccagcacacgaggagatcctggagaaccaacaggccgaggatgaccacaccattgatctcctgccgatctgccggcggatagagatgcttgggcgggacgcgttgga
Encoded proteins:
- the LOC131656172 gene encoding WAT1-related protein At4g08290-like, producing MGAWLRTAKPYLLLLAVQFGSAGMFIFAMDAIKKGMSHYVFIVYRNALATVTLAPFAFYLERKIRPKMSLRVFSEIMLLAFFEIILDQCFALLGMKLTSASFLSAVMNSAPSITFLFAVILKLEHMKIKEIACQAKMIGTAITFAGTLLMALYKGPVVSVVKSTISHATNQSEIVKDSSNNRWIVGTCFLLIGCAGFSAFYILQAITLRKYPAPMSLATWVCFVGALQSFVVTIIAERHNSHAWALGWDSRLFAPAYAGIVTSGVQYYIQGVVMKAMGPVIVTAFNPLRMIIVTALACIILSEQLFLGSIIGAIVVVLGLYLVVWGKSKEQKARNNDIHMAESPTKENQLQDLHQLPVTAPKNDSNKAQLVMHDEETCYNCGRN